From the Bactrocera neohumeralis isolate Rockhampton unplaced genomic scaffold, APGP_CSIRO_Bneo_wtdbg2-racon-allhic-juicebox.fasta_v2 ctg6092, whole genome shotgun sequence genome, one window contains:
- the LOC126767404 gene encoding uncharacterized protein LOC126767404 encodes MRPHRKYYDLNNDNDVQAALDLLDDSDADFSDDNDIDDETWVPFNIFPESPASGEDDNENATASHASASASATASAISQDDSSVAAPQTSRPIIISNILLMAAQPSSIRNVSLNMTLSCTSTSNTAKRRQL; translated from the exons ATGCGGCCACATA GAAAATACTATGATTTGAATAATGATAACGACGTTCAAGCTGCATTAGACCTCTTAGACGATTCTGATGCAGATTTCAGTGACGATAATGATATTGATGATGAAACTTGGGTACCATTCAACATTTTCCCAGAATCTCCAGCAAGTGGTGAAGATGATAATGAGAATGCAACTGCATCTCATGCATCTGCATCTGCATCTGCGACTGCATCAGCAATTTCTCAGGACGATTCAAGTGTAGCAGCTCCGCAAACATCACGGCCAATcattatttctaatattttgttaatggCAGCACAGCCATCATCTATCAGAAATGTTTCACTAAATATGACTCTGTCATGCACTTCCACAAGTAATACAGCGAAAAGACGCCAACTATAG